Proteins from a genomic interval of Callospermophilus lateralis isolate mCalLat2 chromosome 1, mCalLat2.hap1, whole genome shotgun sequence:
- the Sostdc1 gene encoding sclerostin domain-containing protein 1: MLPPAIHFYLIPLACILMKSCLAFKNDATEILYSHVVKPVPAHPSSNSTLNQARNGGRHFSNTGLDRNSRVQVGCRELRSTKYISDGQCTSISPLKELVCAGECLPLPVLPNWIGGGYGTKYWSRRSSQEWRCVNDKTRTQRIQLQCQDGSTRTYKITVVTACKCKRYTRQHNESSHNFESVSPAKPAQHHRERKRASKSSKHSMS, from the exons ATGCTTCCTCCTGCCATTCATTTCTATCTCATTCCCCTTGCATGCATCCTAATGAAAAGCTgtttggcttttaaaaatgatgcCACAGAAATCCTTTATTCACATGTAGTTAAACCTGTTCCAGCACACCCCAGCAGCAACAGCACGTTGAATCAAGCCAGAAATGGAGGCAGGCATTTCAGTAACACTGGACTGGATCGAAACA GTCGGGTTCAAGTAGGTTGCCGGGAACTTCGTTCCACCAAATACATCTCTGATGGCCAGTGCACCAGTATCAGCCCTCTGAAGGAGCTGGTATGTGCTGGTGAGTGCTTGCCTCTGCCAGTGCTTCCTAACTGGATTGGAGGAGGGTATGGAACAAAATACTGGAGCAGGAGGAGCTCCCAGGAGTGGAGGTGTGTTAATGACAAAACACGCACCCAGAGAATCCAGCTTCAATGTCAAGATGGCAGCACACGCACCTACAAAATCACTGTGGTCACTGCCTGCAAATGCAAGAGGTACACTCGGCAGCACAATGAGTCCAGTCACAACTTTGAGAGTGTGTCGCCTGCCAAACCAGCCCAGCATCACAGAGAGCGGAAAAGAGCTAGCAAATCCAGCAAGCACAGCATGAGTTAG